Genomic window (Brevibacterium paucivorans):
TCCAGCCTGGCCATGACATTCGATCCGCACCCAGCGGCCGTACATCGTCCCGATCACAAACCCCAGCTCATTACGGGGCTGGATGAAAAGCTGGCGCGCATCGCGGCAACCGGTGTTGATGCCACCTTGGTGCAACCGTATTCGCTTGAGTTTGCCGATCAGAGTGCTGAAGAGTTCATCGAGTTCTTGGCTCGTGACGTGGGCGTGCGTGCAATCGTGGTGGGACGCGATGTGCGGTTTGGTCGTGGAAACGAAGGCGACTTGGCCACCTTGCAAAACCTGGGGCAGCGCCACGGAGTCGAAACCGTGGTGGCGGTCGACGACCTCGGCGACGGTGAGGGCCTTTCGCGCGTGTCCTCCACCCACATCCGCTCCCTGTTGCTGGACGGCAATGTGGAAGGTGCCGCGCGCATGTTGGGCCGGCCCCACGTGGTGACCGGCACGGTGGTCAATGGCAACGCCCGAGGTCGTGAAATGGGGTTCCCCACGGCCAACATCGGTGGCGACGTGGCTGGTTTGATTCCGTCTGACGGCGTGTATGCGGGATGGGTGTACTTCGCTGATGGCCGGCAACAGCCTGGGGCGATTTCGGTGGGGTCGAATCCCACGTTCGACGGTGACGATCGTCGTGTCGAGGTCAATGTTGTGGGCGTTGAGTTCCCCGATATGGACGTGTACGGTGAGCCGGCGCGCGTAGAGTTTATAGCGCACATTCGTGGGCAAATCGAGTTTTCTGGCATGGACACGCTCATTGAGCAGATGCGTGACGATGTGAAGAACGTGTCGGCGGTCCTGGAAGCGGAACGCCAGAAGCCGTAGGAAGGCGTAGGGCGGCGATCGTTGAGTTCGCAGTGGTGGCGTGAATCGTGTTAAGGTAGTCCTTGCCGTTTTTCCGGCCGCGGTTCCATAGTGCTCGATGTAGAAGACTCGGGCGCCGCGCAACGAACGTGTAAGGAGTAGCCAATGGCTCTTGATCCTAAGATCAAGCAGGAAATCATCAAAGAATACGCAACCCACGAGGGCGACACCGGCTCTCCCGAGGTTCAGATCGCTGTTCTGTCGCGTCGTATCTCCGACCTGACCGAACACTTCAAGACTCACAAGCACGACCACCACTCACGCCGTGGTCTGCTGCTTCTGGTTGGTCAGCGTCGTCGCCTGCTCAAGTACCTGGCCGACACTGACATTGAACGCTACCGTGCGCTGATCGCACGCCTGGGTCTGCGTCGCTAAGGTTTCATCGTTTGCGTATGTGAATACATAGGTGAACGAACTGCTGAAATCCCTCACCTGTTCGGGTGGGGGATTTTTGTTGCCCTCTTGATAGACTGACCACGTCCATGTCGCGGGAGCATGATCCGGTGGTCGACAGTGGCCTCCGCGGTGTAAACATCGCGTGGGTCTCGATCGATGACCGGGTAGACGCGCATAGAAGAATAAGCGCCCCGCGGTCCATCAATGAACGGAGACATCTTGGGAATCAATCCCGAAACAGCTGTTGCAGTTATTGACAACGGCAAATTTGGAAAGCACGAAATCGAATTTGGCACCGGACGTTTGGCCCAGCAGGCCGCCGGATGCGCCACCGCAACTCTGGACGGCGAAACCACGTTGCTCTCAGCAACTGCCGTCAGCAAGAACCCACGTGAAGGGTTCGACTTCTTCCCACTCACCGTTGACGTGGAAGAACGCATGTACGCAGCCGGGAAGATTCCTGGCTCGTTCTTCCGCCGTGAAGGACGCCCAACCACCGACGCCATTCTGGCTTGCCGCCTGATTGACCGTCCTTTGCGCCCGTCCTTCGTCAAGGGACTGCGCAACGAAGTTCAGATCGTAGTCACGGTGCTGTCCATGCA
Coding sequences:
- a CDS encoding bifunctional riboflavin kinase/FAD synthetase; the encoded protein is MEVLRSADEATDLCALTLGNFDGVHIGHQAVLRTLVRVADERGLSSLAMTFDPHPAAVHRPDHKPQLITGLDEKLARIAATGVDATLVQPYSLEFADQSAEEFIEFLARDVGVRAIVVGRDVRFGRGNEGDLATLQNLGQRHGVETVVAVDDLGDGEGLSRVSSTHIRSLLLDGNVEGAARMLGRPHVVTGTVVNGNARGREMGFPTANIGGDVAGLIPSDGVYAGWVYFADGRQQPGAISVGSNPTFDGDDRRVEVNVVGVEFPDMDVYGEPARVEFIAHIRGQIEFSGMDTLIEQMRDDVKNVSAVLEAERQKP
- the rpsO gene encoding 30S ribosomal protein S15 gives rise to the protein MALDPKIKQEIIKEYATHEGDTGSPEVQIAVLSRRISDLTEHFKTHKHDHHSRRGLLLLVGQRRRLLKYLADTDIERYRALIARLGLRR